In Rickettsia endosymbiont of Gonocerus acuteangulatus, the following are encoded in one genomic region:
- the tnpA gene encoding IS200/IS605 family transposase, giving the protein MSKYIHKSHNVTVLLYHMVFPAKYRRAVFDVSVDQVLREICLEIEKRYQIKFLEIGVDEDHVHFLVQSVPTYSVTKIVTTIKSVTARQIFRQCPQVKKQLWGGEFWTDGYFTSTVGKHGNENMIGKYVKNQGKEYQKLHEDHQLAFF; this is encoded by the coding sequence ATGAGCAAATATATACATAAAAGTCATAATGTTACGGTACTGCTGTATCACATGGTATTTCCAGCAAAATATCGCCGAGCAGTGTTTGACGTATCAGTTGATCAAGTATTACGAGAAATATGTTTAGAGATAGAAAAGAGATATCAAATAAAATTTTTAGAAATAGGGGTTGATGAAGATCATGTCCATTTTTTGGTACAATCTGTACCAACCTATAGCGTAACAAAAATAGTAACAACAATTAAAAGTGTTACAGCTCGTCAAATATTTAGACAGTGTCCACAGGTAAAGAAACAATTATGGGGTGGAGAATTTTGGACTGATGGATATTTTACGAGTACGGTAGGTAAGCATGGAAATGAGAATATGATAGGAAAATACGTAAAAAACCAAGGCAAGGAATATCAGAAACTGCATGAGGATCATCAGCTAGCTTTCTTCTAA